AAGCCTGAAAACGGGTTTGATGTGATCACTACCCTGGATGTGAATATCCAAGATGTAGCTGAAACTGCATTAAGAAGACAATTGGAAGACCGCGATGCAGAATTCGGGTCAGTCATAGTGATGGAAGTAAAGACCGGTCAAATTAAAGCCATTGCCAATCTTCAGAAGAATAAAAAAGGAGTGGGCTATGGTGAAAATTACAATTTCGCGGTAGGGGACCAAGGAAATACAGAGCCAGGTTCTACTTTCAAATTACTATCCATGTTGGCTTTATTGGAAGAAAATAAAATCAGCTTAAATGATAAAGTGGAGACTGGAAATGGAGCCCATAAGTTCTACGACCGCACCATGCGGGATGCGAAGTATGGAGGTTATGGAACCTTGACCATTCGGGAAGCATTTGAAAAATCCTCTAATGTGGCCATTTCAAAATTGGTGGATGAATACTTTGGCTCCAGTCCTTCCAAGTTTATGGCCTATGTAGAAAAGGCAGGTTTGAAGGAGCCGGTAGGATTCCAGCTGGTAGGGGAAGGAAAACCTTATTTCAAAAAGCCTGGCGATAAAAATTGGTATGGAACCTCCCTACCTTGGATTTCCATTGGATACGAAATCAAATTGAATCCGCTGCATACCCTCTCCTTATATAATGCAGTGGCTAATGGTGGGAAAATGGTGAAACCTTTTATTGTAAAGGCCATCGCCAAAGGAAATACGATTCATGAGGAGTTTGAAACAGAAGTGATTCGGGATCAAATCGCCTCAGATAAGACTATTAAGCTTTTGCAAGAGCTATTAGAAGGGGTGGTTGTAAGAGGAACTGCCCGAAATATTGCCAATGCTGATTATAAAATTGCCGGCAAAACCGGTACTGCCCAAAAGCTGATTGATGGCAGATATACGCAAAAATATTACACCAGTTTTGCGGGATATTTTCCAGCAGACAATCCGAAATATTCCATGATTGTGGTGATTGACAGTCCTAAGGGTTTTGCTGCCTACGGAGGTGATGTTTCTGCACCAGTGTTTAAAGAAATTGCCGATCGAATCTATGCTTTAGACTTGGAGCTCAATCCCTCCAATCAAAATCAGATTTTTCAGGCTGAAAATATCGATTCCAAGACTCCATTTATCCGAGCTGGTAGAGGTGGAGAGTTGAACGAGATTTTTGAAGAATTGGGGGTTCAGGCCTCTCCTGCCAATGCGGAGGAATGGGTTAGGTCGGTTTCCAACAATGAGAAAATTCAATGGGAAAATAATGAGACAGAAATGCCTCAGGTTCCTGACGTGTCAGGATTACCATTAAGAGATGCGCTTTTTATCCTGGAGAATAAGGGGTTAAAAGTCAATTATTCAGGGAAAGGAATAGTGAAGCAACAATCTATTTCTCCTGGTTCAGAATTAATTAAAAATGCCACGATAAATCTTGTATTAGGCTAAATGAAAGTACTGAAGGACATATTGTACAAAGTTTCTCTGATCAGCACGACCGGTGATATGGAAATGCGGATTCAGAATATTGTCTTTGATAGCCGAAAAGTGGTAGAAAGGTCAGTTTTCGTAGCAATTCCAGGTACCCAGGTAGATGGGCATGACTTTATTGAAGTAGCCATTGAAAAAGGTGCCACCGTCATCATATGCGAAAAGCTTCCTGAGCAATTAAAAGACGGAATTGCCTACATCCAAGTCGTGAGCTCCGCCAAAGCAATGGGGATCATGGCTGCAAATTATTTTGATAATCCGTCCGAAAGAATGAAGGTGGTCGCAGTGACTGGCACTAATGGAAAAACCACTACGGTGACTTTACTCCATCAGCTTTTTATGGAAATGGGATATAGTGTAGGGTTGCTTTCTACAGTAGAAAACAAGATCAATTCGGAAGTTATTCCTGCTACCCATACTACACCAGATTCGGTAAGTGTTCAAGCATTGCTTCGACAAATGTTGGATGCAGGATGCACCCATTGTTTTATGGAAGCAAGTTCCCATGCGATTGTTCAAGAGAGAATTGCGGGGCTCAAAATGGCAGGTGCGGTATTTACCAATATCTCACACGACCATCTGGATTACCATAAAACCTTTGATGAATACATCAAAGCAAAGAAAAAGCTTTTTGACGAGCTTCCAAAAGATGCATTTGCCTTGGTCAACGCGGATGATAAAAGAGGGATGGTCATGCTTCAAAACTGCAAAGGCACTCACCAAACCTTTGGCTTAAAAACTCCTGCAGATTTTAAAGCCAAAATCATCTCCAATACGCTGGAAGGCCTGGAGCTTGAAATTAACAATAAATTGATCTGGTTCCGGATGATTGGGGCTTTCAATGCATACAATCTTCTAGGGGTCATGGGAACAGCAGTGTTGTTGGGAGAGGATGAGGAAGAAGTGTTGCGTGAATTGTCTGGTATCAAAGGAGCCAAAGGAAGGTTTGATAGAATTTCAATAGGTGGGATTACGGCCATTGTAGATTATGCACATACACCAGATGCTTTAGATAATGTGTTGAAAACCATCAATGGGGTTCGCACGGGCAACGAACAGTTAATCACGGTGGTAGGATGTGGAGGAAATCGCGATAAGACCAAACGGCCGATCATGGCCAAAATCGCGGTTCAGGAAAGTGATAAAGCCATTTTGACTTCAGATAACCCAAGGTTTGAAAAACCAATGGACATTTTAAAAGACATGTTGGAGGGCGTTAGTCCCACGGAACTAAGAAAGACTTTGACCATTGAGGATCGCAAAGAAGCAATTAAGACAGCGTGCATGCTTTCCAATAAGGGAGATATCATCCTAGTAGCTGGAAAAGGCCATGAAGATTATCAAGAAATAGAAGGAGTGAAGCATCACTTTGACGATGCGGAAGTAGTGAAAGAATTATTAACCCAATTTACCCAAAGCTGAGATGTTGTATCCCATTTTTGAATATCTAGATCAAGTCTTGGACATTCCCGGAACAGGTGTGTTTCGATATATCTCATTTCGGGCGGGGATGGCAGCACTCTTTTCTTTGATCATTACCATCACTTTTGGGCAAAATATCATCAACTGGATCAGAAGGAAACAAATTGGAGAAACGGTTCGGGATTTAGGTCTGGAAGGACAAAATCAGAAAAAAGGTACTCCTACAATGGGAGGACTGATGATTATTGCAGCTATTCTGATTCCTACATTGTTGTTCGGTGACCTGAATAACATTTACATCATCCTTCTTTTGATCACGACCATTTGGTTGGGAGGAATTGGCTTTTTGGATGATTACATCAAAGTCTTTAAAAAGAACAAAGAGGGACTTGCTGGTAAGTTTAAAATAGTAGGGCAAATCGGTATTGGAATTATAGTAGGAACCACACTTTACTTCAATGAAGATGTGGTGATCCGGGAATTTCAAAATCCGGTTTCCATAGAAGAAGGAGTAGTTGAAACGCCGGCATTCAGGGATGTGAAGGTGGCAAAGACTACCATTCCTTTTGTCAAAAACAATGAACTGAATTATGAAACCCTGTTGGGCTTCCTTGGAGAAGCAATGACTCCTATATTATACATTTTTGTAGTGACTTTTATTATTACAGCAGTATCCAACGGGGCAAATATCACAGATGGAATTGATGGTTTGGCAGCAGGCACTTCAGCAATAATCGGTTTGACCATAGCCATTTTTGCCTACATCTCAGGAAATGCCATTTTCTCACAATACCTCAATATCATGTACATCCCTAACTCCGGTGAGTTGGTGATTTTTGCATCTGCATTCATTGGAGCCTGCATTGGATTCCTTTGGTATAATGCCTACCCAGCACAGGTATTTATGGGTGATACTGGTAGCCTCATGCTCGGAGGAGTAATTGCCGTTTTGGCCCTGACTTTAAGAAAAGAATTATTGATTCCATTGATGTGTGGAATTTTCGTGGTTGAAAATGCCAGTGTGGTTTTGCAGGTCAGCTACTTCAAATACACGAAAAAGAAATATGGGGAGGGAAGGAGAATATTCCTGATGTCACCTTTGCATCATCATTATCAAAAGAAAAATATTCCTGAGCCAAAGATTGTGACCAGGTTTTGGATTGTTGGAATCCTACTGGCAGTAATCACCTTGGCAACATTGAAATTGAGATAAAACGAATATGAAACAAATAGCCATACTTGGTGC
This genomic stretch from Algoriphagus halophilus harbors:
- a CDS encoding penicillin-binding protein, yielding MNIKRSILLRVRVVFILVALVAAAIPYRIAKLQLEEGDKWREKAETINFKYREVPATRGNIYAGDGSLMATSLPFYRVAIDPTIVKEDRYKAKIDSLSQKLSAYYKDKSATAYKRMITDARKDNKRYLVLNRRQIGYQDMQMMSTWPIFRGGRLGGGVLFEKVEKRYRPFNSLASRTVGFLNEDEYGAGIEYSFNEYLKGKDGKALFQRLAGGSWKPVFDAEDVKPENGFDVITTLDVNIQDVAETALRRQLEDRDAEFGSVIVMEVKTGQIKAIANLQKNKKGVGYGENYNFAVGDQGNTEPGSTFKLLSMLALLEENKISLNDKVETGNGAHKFYDRTMRDAKYGGYGTLTIREAFEKSSNVAISKLVDEYFGSSPSKFMAYVEKAGLKEPVGFQLVGEGKPYFKKPGDKNWYGTSLPWISIGYEIKLNPLHTLSLYNAVANGGKMVKPFIVKAIAKGNTIHEEFETEVIRDQIASDKTIKLLQELLEGVVVRGTARNIANADYKIAGKTGTAQKLIDGRYTQKYYTSFAGYFPADNPKYSMIVVIDSPKGFAAYGGDVSAPVFKEIADRIYALDLELNPSNQNQIFQAENIDSKTPFIRAGRGGELNEIFEELGVQASPANAEEWVRSVSNNEKIQWENNETEMPQVPDVSGLPLRDALFILENKGLKVNYSGKGIVKQQSISPGSELIKNATINLVLG
- a CDS encoding UDP-N-acetylmuramoyl-L-alanyl-D-glutamate--2,6-diaminopimelate ligase, yielding MKVLKDILYKVSLISTTGDMEMRIQNIVFDSRKVVERSVFVAIPGTQVDGHDFIEVAIEKGATVIICEKLPEQLKDGIAYIQVVSSAKAMGIMAANYFDNPSERMKVVAVTGTNGKTTTVTLLHQLFMEMGYSVGLLSTVENKINSEVIPATHTTPDSVSVQALLRQMLDAGCTHCFMEASSHAIVQERIAGLKMAGAVFTNISHDHLDYHKTFDEYIKAKKKLFDELPKDAFALVNADDKRGMVMLQNCKGTHQTFGLKTPADFKAKIISNTLEGLELEINNKLIWFRMIGAFNAYNLLGVMGTAVLLGEDEEEVLRELSGIKGAKGRFDRISIGGITAIVDYAHTPDALDNVLKTINGVRTGNEQLITVVGCGGNRDKTKRPIMAKIAVQESDKAILTSDNPRFEKPMDILKDMLEGVSPTELRKTLTIEDRKEAIKTACMLSNKGDIILVAGKGHEDYQEIEGVKHHFDDAEVVKELLTQFTQS
- the mraY gene encoding phospho-N-acetylmuramoyl-pentapeptide-transferase, encoding MLYPIFEYLDQVLDIPGTGVFRYISFRAGMAALFSLIITITFGQNIINWIRRKQIGETVRDLGLEGQNQKKGTPTMGGLMIIAAILIPTLLFGDLNNIYIILLLITTIWLGGIGFLDDYIKVFKKNKEGLAGKFKIVGQIGIGIIVGTTLYFNEDVVIREFQNPVSIEEGVVETPAFRDVKVAKTTIPFVKNNELNYETLLGFLGEAMTPILYIFVVTFIITAVSNGANITDGIDGLAAGTSAIIGLTIAIFAYISGNAIFSQYLNIMYIPNSGELVIFASAFIGACIGFLWYNAYPAQVFMGDTGSLMLGGVIAVLALTLRKELLIPLMCGIFVVENASVVLQVSYFKYTKKKYGEGRRIFLMSPLHHHYQKKNIPEPKIVTRFWIVGILLAVITLATLKLR